A single region of the Streptomyces sp. NBC_00425 genome encodes:
- a CDS encoding helix-turn-helix transcriptional regulator: MLEQPEFGRRLRQLRLQQGKTQADLTGPGMSATYLSRLESGGRPPTPRAVGYLAERLGVPVASFEQPPASDLGDVLATLYTLSGSERDAELRVMLQGALAEPGTTDQQTRWQALAHLARLHGALGDYAEERDTLGELHRLSDALARPALQVHTLIRLARSLRHLGDAAKARDLVWEALRLCEQHHLQVPAADTARSRLLLATTEAELGNLAEAARLSGEVCHTLPRTDGALAAESFWVAATVQTRLGQYTRAAELLRHALAALDSHEDLTLWMRLRLAAASLALQTVPPRVEEAAARLREVEPALDLVGSPLHRHEFQFLHAQLHYRQGDLATAETLCGRAEEGANLFTYRDRVRLEALRGLLDIHSDRPGALDRLRKLATTVQEAGLPDLAAEIWRTVAEGAAPRS, encoded by the coding sequence ATGCTGGAACAACCGGAGTTCGGTCGGCGTCTGCGACAACTGCGCCTGCAACAGGGCAAAACGCAGGCGGACCTCACCGGCCCCGGAATGTCGGCCACCTATCTGTCCAGACTGGAGTCCGGCGGCCGCCCGCCGACGCCCCGCGCGGTCGGTTACCTCGCCGAACGGCTCGGAGTGCCCGTCGCCTCTTTCGAGCAGCCACCGGCGAGCGATCTCGGCGACGTCCTGGCCACCCTGTACACGCTGTCCGGGAGCGAACGCGACGCCGAACTGCGCGTCATGCTCCAGGGCGCCCTCGCGGAGCCCGGCACCACCGACCAACAGACCCGCTGGCAGGCCCTGGCCCATCTGGCCCGCCTGCACGGCGCGCTCGGCGACTACGCGGAGGAGCGCGACACCCTGGGGGAGCTGCACCGGCTCAGCGACGCCCTGGCCCGCCCCGCCCTCCAGGTGCACACTCTCATCCGGCTCGCCCGTTCCCTGCGCCATCTCGGCGACGCGGCCAAGGCCCGCGACCTCGTGTGGGAGGCTCTGCGCCTGTGTGAGCAGCACCACCTCCAGGTGCCCGCCGCCGATACGGCCCGCAGCCGGCTGCTCCTCGCCACTACCGAGGCCGAGCTGGGCAACCTCGCCGAGGCCGCCCGGCTGAGCGGCGAGGTGTGCCACACGCTGCCCCGGACCGACGGGGCGCTCGCCGCGGAGTCCTTCTGGGTCGCCGCCACCGTGCAGACGAGGCTGGGCCAGTACACCCGGGCCGCCGAACTGCTCCGGCACGCCCTCGCCGCGCTGGACAGCCATGAGGACCTGACGCTGTGGATGCGCCTGCGGCTTGCGGCGGCGTCACTCGCACTCCAGACCGTCCCGCCGCGCGTGGAGGAGGCCGCCGCCCGCCTCCGTGAGGTCGAACCAGCGCTGGACCTCGTCGGCTCCCCACTGCACCGGCACGAGTTCCAGTTCCTGCACGCCCAACTCCACTACCGGCAGGGCGACCTGGCCACCGCCGAGACACTGTGCGGCCGGGCCGAGGAGGGCGCCAACCTGTTCACCTACCGTGACCGAGTCCGCCTGGAGGCCCTGCGCGGCCTGCTCGACATCCATTCCGACCGGCCGGGCGCCCTGGACCGGCTGCGCAAGCTGGCCACGACGGTGCAGGAGGCCGGCCTGCCGGACCTGGCCGCCGAGATCTGGCGCACGGTGGCGGAGGGGGCGGCGCCCCGGTCGTAG
- a CDS encoding NAD(P)-dependent malic enzyme, with amino-acid sequence MTSHLDLPTATEDPVLAYHRGGKLAVVATAPLADAADLSLAYTPGVARVCSAIAEQPELAYDYTWKSSAVAVVSDGTAVLGLGDIGPEASLPVMEGKAILFRQLAGVNAVPLVLDCTDTDEIVETVARLAPAFGGINLEDISAPRCFEIERRLQERLDIPVFHDDQHGTAVVTLAALWNAARVTGRELRELRAVVAGAGASGIAVARILLDAGIGDIVACDSKGIVHQGRDDLNPAKRALAEDSNRRGLTGTTADAMRGADVFIGLSGSPMAEEPFATLAPGAIILALSNPDPEILPDRAHRYAAVVGTGRSDFPNQVNNVLAFPGIFAGALRVRAPRITESMKLAAAKALADVIAGELTPDRVLPDSFDPRVAPAVTEAVAAAARAEGLARV; translated from the coding sequence ATGACCAGCCATTTGGACCTTCCCACCGCGACCGAGGACCCTGTCCTCGCCTACCATCGCGGTGGCAAGCTCGCGGTGGTCGCCACGGCACCGCTGGCGGACGCGGCGGACCTCTCCCTGGCGTACACGCCCGGCGTGGCCCGGGTCTGCTCGGCGATCGCCGAGCAGCCGGAGCTGGCATACGACTACACCTGGAAGTCCTCCGCGGTGGCCGTCGTCAGTGACGGAACCGCCGTCCTCGGGCTCGGCGACATCGGCCCCGAGGCCTCGCTGCCGGTCATGGAGGGCAAGGCGATCCTGTTCCGGCAGCTCGCCGGGGTCAACGCGGTGCCGCTCGTGCTGGACTGCACCGACACCGACGAGATCGTCGAGACCGTGGCGCGGCTCGCCCCGGCCTTCGGCGGGATCAACCTGGAGGACATCTCCGCGCCGCGCTGCTTCGAGATCGAGCGCCGGCTCCAGGAGCGGCTGGACATCCCCGTCTTCCACGACGACCAGCACGGCACTGCGGTCGTCACGCTCGCCGCGCTGTGGAACGCGGCCCGGGTGACCGGCCGCGAGCTGCGGGAACTGCGGGCCGTGGTCGCGGGTGCCGGCGCCTCCGGGATCGCGGTCGCACGCATCCTCCTGGACGCCGGCATCGGGGACATCGTGGCCTGCGACAGCAAGGGCATCGTCCACCAGGGGCGCGACGACCTGAACCCCGCGAAACGGGCACTGGCCGAGGACAGCAACCGGCGTGGCCTGACCGGCACCACCGCGGACGCCATGCGCGGCGCCGACGTCTTCATCGGCCTGTCCGGCAGCCCTATGGCCGAAGAGCCCTTCGCCACGCTGGCACCCGGGGCGATCATCCTGGCCCTGTCCAACCCGGACCCGGAGATCCTCCCGGACCGCGCCCACCGCTACGCCGCCGTCGTCGGCACCGGACGCTCCGACTTCCCCAACCAGGTCAACAACGTCCTGGCGTTCCCCGGCATCTTCGCCGGCGCCCTGCGCGTGCGCGCTCCGCGCATCACCGAGTCCATGAAACTGGCCGCCGCCAAGGCCCTGGCCGACGTGATCGCCGGCGAGCTCACGCCCGACCGCGTCCTGCCCGACTCCTTCGACCCCCGGGTGGCTCCCGCGGTCACGGAGGCGGTGGCCGCGGCCGCCCGGGCGGAGGGGCTGGCCCGGGTCTGA
- a CDS encoding adenylosuccinate synthase, producing MTLHAVVGINWGDEGKGRMIDYLARDADLVVRYQGGNNAGHTVVNELGTFKLRLVPSGIFQPGTVNVIGPGTAVDPESLDAELTELRERDIDTSGLRVSDRATVCFPFHRDQDAWEEDRLADRPFGSTRRGIAPVYGDRHLKRAIAIGELFDENLLRDRLAPVVEWKNLAHAGLYPDRPPISLDDMVKWGLEYGERLRPYVRDVVPELASAEQRGARIMCEAQLGALRDVLYGIYPYTTSASTLAGHAPVGSGLPGARLAHVTGVMKAFSTCVGEGPFVTEEHGDWADALRRASGEYGVNTGRPRRIGPFDAVASRYGVRLQGAHELALTKLDSLSGVPELRICTSYEIDGRPTGDFPMNHLLERARPVYETVPGWDEDLTGIRDFDRLPPTAAAYVLRVEELVGAPVRYVSVGPERDQLIDRGPRPGR from the coding sequence ATGACGCTGCACGCCGTCGTCGGCATCAACTGGGGCGACGAGGGGAAGGGCCGGATGATCGACTATCTGGCCCGGGACGCGGACCTCGTGGTCCGCTATCAGGGCGGCAACAACGCCGGCCACACGGTCGTCAACGAGCTCGGCACCTTCAAGCTCCGACTCGTCCCCTCCGGTATCTTCCAGCCCGGCACCGTCAACGTGATCGGCCCCGGGACCGCCGTGGATCCCGAGTCGCTGGACGCGGAGCTCACCGAGCTGCGCGAGCGCGACATCGACACCTCGGGACTGCGGGTCTCCGACCGGGCCACCGTCTGCTTCCCCTTCCACCGCGACCAGGACGCCTGGGAGGAGGACCGGCTCGCCGACCGACCCTTCGGCTCCACCCGGCGCGGCATCGCCCCTGTCTACGGCGACCGCCACCTCAAGCGGGCCATCGCGATCGGCGAGCTCTTCGACGAGAACCTGCTGCGCGACCGCCTCGCCCCGGTCGTCGAGTGGAAGAACCTCGCCCATGCCGGCCTCTACCCGGACCGGCCGCCGATCAGCCTCGACGACATGGTCAAGTGGGGCCTGGAGTACGGCGAGCGGCTGCGGCCGTATGTGCGGGACGTGGTGCCCGAGCTCGCCAGCGCCGAACAGCGGGGCGCCCGCATCATGTGCGAGGCCCAGCTCGGCGCCTTGCGCGACGTCCTGTACGGCATCTACCCGTACACCACCTCCGCCAGCACGCTGGCCGGCCACGCCCCCGTCGGCTCGGGCCTGCCCGGCGCCCGGCTCGCCCACGTCACCGGTGTGATGAAGGCCTTCTCCACCTGCGTCGGCGAGGGCCCGTTCGTCACCGAGGAGCACGGCGACTGGGCGGACGCCCTGCGCCGCGCCTCCGGCGAGTACGGCGTCAACACCGGCCGCCCGCGCCGCATCGGCCCCTTCGACGCCGTCGCCTCCCGCTACGGCGTCCGCCTCCAGGGCGCCCACGAACTCGCCCTGACCAAGTTGGACAGCCTCAGCGGCGTGCCCGAGCTGCGCATCTGCACGTCGTACGAGATCGACGGCCGGCCGACCGGCGACTTCCCGATGAACCATCTGCTGGAGCGGGCCCGGCCCGTCTACGAGACCGTGCCCGGCTGGGACGAGGACCTCACCGGCATCCGCGACTTCGACCGGCTCCCGCCGACCGCCGCGGCCTACGTCCTGCGCGTCGAGGAGCTCGTCGGCGCACCCGTGCGCTACGTCTCCGTCGGCCCCGAGCGCGACCAGCTCATCGACCGCGGCCCGCGGCCCGGCCGTTGA
- a CDS encoding FAD/NAD(P)-binding protein, producing the protein MSVEHGVVRPTGADHRYAVAGMGATGVGVFVALVRSLVAGGRAAGAEIHIFETKERLGAGVAYSTPHDCHLLNMRAATMSVHADDPDHFVRWLAGREDASASEAGEYVPRRLFAEYLQEFFEEALAEARQRGIKVVTHKSVVSDCREDERGVHLIAGLDHFVFGRVFLCLGDLPSTEYLEFTKLPTYVHSMWQGAGLEAIGPDATVGILGTSLTAVDALLQLRTTGHRGAITCFSRRRSLPKVQGPRVRHTLRHVTEANLRRLTGDFTRQLEFTEVAELFRRELEDGLGIAIDWTRVLARPEETFTHTLAKDVELAEKGQTLWYSILDATSEIVPLVWRSMSPEARASFMTEHLSIWSMFRHCMPLDNARRLLDMATDGAFVVASDLTSVSYDEDARAFRIEAGGAAHHVEWLVNATGTGFALECSDSSLIQNLLMRGDITPHPLGGIDVDFDTLRVVRRDGSLSARAHYIGPLTRGVHFYTNSFETNLANAHSAVAAALTRLDSPAAA; encoded by the coding sequence ATGTCAGTCGAACACGGGGTAGTGCGGCCGACCGGCGCAGACCACCGCTACGCGGTCGCCGGCATGGGAGCGACCGGTGTCGGCGTCTTCGTCGCCCTCGTCCGCTCCCTGGTGGCAGGCGGCCGGGCGGCCGGAGCCGAGATCCACATATTCGAGACCAAGGAGCGGCTCGGCGCCGGCGTCGCCTACAGCACGCCCCACGACTGCCACCTGCTGAACATGCGCGCCGCCACCATGAGTGTGCACGCCGACGACCCCGACCACTTCGTGCGCTGGCTGGCCGGCCGCGAGGACGCGTCGGCATCGGAGGCGGGGGAATACGTGCCGCGCCGGTTGTTCGCCGAGTACCTCCAGGAGTTCTTCGAGGAGGCGCTCGCCGAGGCGCGGCAGCGCGGCATAAAGGTCGTCACCCACAAGTCCGTGGTCAGCGACTGCCGTGAGGACGAGCGCGGAGTCCATCTCATCGCCGGACTCGACCACTTCGTCTTCGGCCGGGTCTTTCTGTGCCTGGGCGACCTGCCCTCCACGGAGTACCTGGAGTTCACCAAGCTCCCCACCTACGTCCACTCCATGTGGCAGGGCGCAGGCCTGGAAGCCATCGGCCCGGACGCCACCGTCGGCATCCTCGGCACCAGCCTCACCGCCGTCGACGCCCTGCTCCAGCTGCGCACCACAGGCCACCGCGGCGCGATCACCTGCTTCTCCCGGCGCCGTTCCCTGCCCAAGGTCCAGGGCCCGCGCGTGCGGCACACCCTGCGGCATGTCACCGAGGCCAACCTGCGGCGACTGACCGGCGACTTCACCCGGCAGCTGGAGTTCACCGAGGTCGCCGAGCTGTTCCGGCGCGAGCTCGAGGACGGTCTCGGGATCGCCATCGACTGGACGCGGGTGCTGGCCCGCCCAGAGGAAACGTTCACCCACACACTGGCCAAGGACGTCGAGCTCGCCGAGAAGGGGCAGACCCTTTGGTACTCGATCCTCGACGCCACCTCCGAAATCGTCCCGCTGGTGTGGCGCAGCATGTCACCCGAGGCCCGCGCCTCCTTCATGACCGAGCACCTGTCGATCTGGTCGATGTTCCGCCACTGCATGCCACTGGACAACGCCCGCCGACTGCTCGACATGGCCACCGACGGCGCCTTCGTCGTCGCCAGCGACCTCACCTCGGTGTCGTACGACGAGGACGCGCGGGCCTTCCGCATCGAGGCGGGCGGCGCCGCGCACCACGTCGAGTGGCTCGTCAACGCCACCGGCACCGGCTTCGCCCTCGAATGCTCCGACTCCTCACTCATCCAGAACCTGCTGATGCGCGGCGACATCACCCCGCATCCGCTCGGCGGCATCGACGTCGACTTCGACACCCTGCGCGTGGTGCGCCGCGACGGCTCGCTCTCCGCGCGCGCCCACTACATCGGTCCCCTCACCAGAGGCGTGCACTTCTACACCAACTCATTCGAGACGAACCTCGCCAACGCCCACAGCGCCGTGGCGGCGGCCCTCACCCGTCTCGACAGCCCCGCCGCGGCCTGA
- a CDS encoding formyltransferase family protein: MRVAFLVGNDLTSHLIVGQVLDDVLQAGHTPYVCYTHQRPNPKAEPELRELFTYERTLLNSCVHPYLDSLPAPLHGALLPPAGIAKLYRERAVVRVVEDVNSPAFISYLAAENVSAAFSVRCYQKFRAPLIDHFRPEPGAPALFANLHPGILPRYRGVLTFARSMLHGEREAGFTLHRVNEEWDAGGVIAVSSAPLDYGISVLENMTAQRGQAAALLLDAIASAAADGNWTDRPQDPDEVGYYSHLSRADLDELHRKGIELFRPRAVIDLLTSAYTPPGSPQRLELGGILAGITSRRPELAGVPA; the protein is encoded by the coding sequence ATGCGGGTGGCGTTCCTCGTCGGCAACGACCTCACGTCCCATCTGATCGTCGGGCAGGTGCTCGACGACGTCCTGCAAGCCGGCCACACCCCGTACGTCTGCTACACCCACCAGCGGCCCAACCCCAAGGCCGAGCCCGAGCTGCGCGAACTGTTCACCTACGAGCGCACCCTGCTCAACAGTTGTGTCCACCCGTACCTGGACAGCCTCCCGGCCCCTTTGCACGGCGCCCTGCTGCCCCCGGCCGGCATCGCCAAGCTGTACCGCGAGCGGGCGGTCGTCCGGGTCGTCGAGGACGTCAACTCACCCGCGTTCATCTCCTACCTGGCCGCCGAGAACGTGAGCGCCGCGTTCTCCGTGCGCTGCTACCAGAAGTTCCGCGCGCCGCTGATCGACCACTTTCGGCCCGAGCCCGGCGCTCCCGCGCTCTTCGCCAACCTGCACCCCGGCATCCTGCCTCGCTACCGCGGTGTGCTGACCTTCGCCCGGTCCATGCTGCACGGCGAGCGGGAGGCCGGATTCACCCTGCACCGGGTGAACGAGGAGTGGGACGCGGGCGGCGTCATAGCTGTGTCCAGCGCGCCGCTCGACTACGGAATCTCGGTGCTGGAGAACATGACCGCCCAGCGCGGACAGGCCGCCGCGCTGTTGCTCGACGCGATCGCCTCGGCCGCCGCTGACGGCAACTGGACCGACCGGCCGCAGGACCCCGACGAGGTCGGCTACTACTCGCACCTGTCCCGGGCCGACCTCGACGAACTGCACCGCAAGGGCATCGAGCTCTTCCGGCCGCGCGCCGTCATCGACCTGCTCACCAGCGCCTACACCCCGCCCGGCTCCCCGCAGCGCCTGGAACTCGGCGGCATTCTCGCCGGGATCACCAGCCGCCGCCCGGAGTTGGCCGGCGTGCCCGCCTGA
- a CDS encoding thioesterase domain-containing protein: MALDREEIMQIVSEIWEDLLDTDVEEDDDFFDLGGYSLLIVNVVTEARKRGLEMSANDIYTHKTPAALADALSAPAAGAPADGPADPDFSTVWETGLSPLRTEPSPTLVPLVAEGTGTPVFCFHWGTGNVRFLADLVDSFRGERPAYGLEMVGMWSRERPALSLVEMASRYLRDIRAVQPEGPYLFVGPCAGGRIAYEIARQLEESGEQVAVLAVVNTMPPGSTELDAAWGLRELYDFRLASLRERFEVPDLLTDQERLMRGMVDIAWLDENVDPADLHWRQAVWAAGIFAQEHYEPRPYGGEVTVFQLAEHADRPEADWGRVAATTETHTFESAGTLPLLRDAGFAQVLAKKLASYAG, encoded by the coding sequence ATGGCGCTGGACCGCGAAGAGATCATGCAGATCGTCAGCGAGATCTGGGAGGACCTCCTCGACACCGACGTCGAAGAGGACGACGACTTCTTCGACCTCGGCGGCTACTCGCTGCTGATCGTCAACGTCGTCACCGAGGCCCGCAAGCGCGGCCTGGAGATGTCGGCCAACGACATCTACACGCACAAGACCCCGGCCGCCCTCGCCGACGCCCTGAGCGCACCGGCCGCGGGCGCCCCGGCGGACGGCCCCGCCGACCCCGACTTCAGCACCGTCTGGGAGACCGGCCTGAGCCCGCTGCGTACCGAGCCGTCGCCGACGCTCGTGCCACTGGTCGCCGAGGGCACCGGCACGCCCGTCTTCTGCTTCCACTGGGGCACCGGCAACGTGCGCTTCCTGGCGGACCTGGTCGACTCCTTCCGCGGTGAACGGCCCGCGTACGGCCTGGAGATGGTCGGCATGTGGAGCCGGGAGCGGCCCGCGCTGTCCCTGGTGGAGATGGCCTCGCGCTACCTGCGGGACATCCGCGCGGTCCAGCCCGAGGGCCCGTACCTGTTCGTCGGACCGTGCGCCGGCGGCCGCATCGCCTACGAGATCGCCCGGCAGCTGGAGGAGAGCGGCGAGCAGGTCGCCGTACTCGCCGTCGTCAACACCATGCCGCCCGGCAGCACCGAACTCGACGCCGCCTGGGGCCTTCGCGAGCTGTACGACTTCCGCCTCGCCTCGCTGCGCGAGCGCTTCGAGGTGCCCGACCTGCTCACCGACCAGGAGCGGCTGATGCGCGGCATGGTCGACATCGCCTGGCTGGACGAGAACGTCGACCCGGCCGACCTGCACTGGCGGCAGGCGGTGTGGGCGGCCGGCATCTTCGCCCAGGAGCACTACGAGCCCCGTCCCTACGGCGGTGAGGTCACCGTCTTCCAGCTGGCCGAGCACGCCGACCGCCCCGAGGCCGACTGGGGTCGGGTGGCCGCCACCACCGAGACCCACACCTTCGAGTCGGCGGGCACGCTGCCGCTGCTGCGCGACGCCGGCTTCGCCCAGGTCCTCGCCAAGAAGCTCGCGTCGTACGCGGGCTGA
- a CDS encoding MFS transporter, translated as MAGNRAATVVRSWAADMVPAPGPARGLAVLTVVQSVGFGLFLSSSAIFFRTSVGLTAGQVGLGLSIAGLAGLLFTVPIGKLADRLGARRPLLAVYAALAALFTAYSAVGGFAGFVTLACAISVCETASHPLRMTLTHEVFETDARVKVSAQMRSLFNLGFLLGAAVAGGALSVGGRSAFLAVILLTAAAHACCAVLTARLPGRDGAAAAKEAADSEGETAGDETAEDEDAVKALDGSKRPRSGLRDVRFVALSLLCGVLELYQPILTVALPLWIIGRTHAPGAVNSVLLMVDTVLVIAFQVAASRGAETAPGAARLLRRSGVLLAVCCLLFALTQDADAWVAVPLLLIGTAVLVLGELGQAAGSWGLSLHLPPPGRQGEYQGVFALGRGFQQTVGPYLVTALAVHQGRLGWVVLAALLLVAGLACPPLTRAAEKTREPAKDHDPEPAPSH; from the coding sequence GTGGCAGGCAACAGGGCCGCCACGGTGGTCCGCAGCTGGGCCGCCGACATGGTGCCGGCGCCCGGACCGGCCCGTGGGCTTGCGGTGCTGACCGTGGTGCAGTCGGTCGGCTTCGGCCTCTTCCTCAGCTCCAGCGCCATCTTCTTCCGTACGTCCGTCGGCCTGACCGCCGGGCAGGTGGGGCTCGGGCTCTCCATCGCGGGTCTGGCCGGACTGCTGTTCACGGTTCCGATCGGCAAGCTCGCCGACCGGCTCGGCGCGCGGCGTCCGCTGCTCGCCGTCTACGCGGCGCTGGCCGCGCTGTTCACCGCGTACAGCGCGGTCGGCGGCTTCGCCGGGTTCGTCACGCTGGCCTGCGCGATCTCGGTGTGCGAGACCGCCTCCCATCCGCTGCGCATGACCCTCACCCATGAGGTGTTCGAAACCGACGCCCGGGTGAAGGTCAGCGCCCAGATGCGGTCGCTGTTCAACCTCGGCTTTCTGCTGGGCGCGGCGGTTGCGGGCGGCGCGCTCTCGGTCGGCGGGCGGTCCGCGTTCCTCGCGGTGATCCTGCTGACGGCGGCCGCCCACGCGTGCTGCGCCGTGCTGACGGCGAGACTGCCGGGGCGGGACGGTGCGGCCGCCGCGAAGGAAGCCGCGGATTCCGAAGGGGAGACCGCCGGAGACGAGACCGCTGAGGACGAGGACGCCGTCAAGGCACTCGACGGGTCCAAGCGGCCGCGGTCCGGGCTGCGGGACGTCCGATTCGTGGCCTTGTCGCTGCTGTGCGGCGTACTGGAGCTGTACCAGCCGATCCTCACGGTGGCGCTGCCGCTGTGGATCATCGGCCGTACGCATGCCCCGGGAGCGGTCAACTCCGTGCTGCTGATGGTGGACACGGTCCTGGTCATCGCGTTCCAGGTCGCCGCGAGCCGCGGGGCGGAGACCGCTCCCGGAGCCGCCCGGCTGCTGCGCCGCTCCGGAGTCCTGCTCGCCGTCTGCTGCCTGCTCTTCGCGCTGACGCAGGACGCCGACGCGTGGGTCGCCGTACCGCTGCTGCTGATCGGCACCGCGGTGCTGGTCCTGGGTGAACTCGGCCAGGCGGCCGGCTCCTGGGGACTCTCCCTGCACCTGCCGCCACCGGGCCGACAGGGCGAGTACCAGGGCGTGTTCGCCCTGGGCCGCGGCTTCCAGCAGACGGTGGGCCCGTACCTGGTCACGGCCCTGGCCGTACACCAGGGCCGCCTTGGCTGGGTCGTCCTGGCCGCGCTCCTGCTGGTGGCGGGCCTGGCCTGCCCGCCGCTGACCCGGGCGGCGGAGAAGACCCGCGAGCCCGCCAAGGACCACGACCCCGAGCCGGCGCCGAGCCACTGA